Proteins encoded in a region of the Shumkonia mesophila genome:
- a CDS encoding VTT domain-containing protein, whose product MRTPPPPTARQSRKPVLSRTDSRHDGKSLLRAPILDPGRACWRIARSNRVKILVDAAAYFSTLRQALLRARRSVHILGWDIDSRTDLAPDGAPDGEPTRLRALLTRLVEINPQLRVNLLLWDYSTLYALDREPLPRISLGWQTPAQINVCLDDLLPLGSSHHQKLVVIDDRLAFCGGLDLCARRWDTPDHAPDKPARVDPEGSTYGPFHDVHMMVDGDAAAAVAELVHLRWHEASCRPLAPVTPTGDPWPDDVVPDITDIDVGIARTLPQLHERAEVREIEALFMAAIASAERLVYMENQYFAAVGIADALARRMTERPELEAVLVCPRLPSGWIAAKAMGAGRRRFRRCLEEAGVAHRIRLVSPSVDDAQGTPVDIMVHSKVLIVDDHFLTIGSANVNNRSMGCDTECNLAIEASPDQAGLRAAIAGIRNGLLGEHLGQPAEDIGRVLREPNSARALVDTGGAAGRRLTPIEPTEDDEEDLVAVALAPIADPERPIEADQLLLDLFGGITRHAVWPWLKKATLVLGVVLGFVALWQWTPLSELASIDTLRPLFEVIRASVMAPVAIPLLFVVGSLLFFPITLLITLAAIVFDPLLAFAYALTGTIASAAAAYGVGVKLGRPVLRRLIGNRLNSVNRAIASRGVLAVMMLRVAPVAPYTAVNLVCGAARIRFTDYLIGTVLGMTPGIAVLTALGNSLTRVLENPTPGMVVLVVAAIALWILLGVGLQKLLGSWRGKRRKQEARS is encoded by the coding sequence ATGCGAACTCCCCCCCCACCAACCGCACGTCAGTCAAGGAAGCCGGTCCTCAGCCGCACGGATTCGCGGCACGACGGCAAATCCCTCCTCCGCGCCCCCATTCTTGACCCCGGGCGAGCCTGCTGGCGGATCGCCCGCAGTAACCGCGTCAAGATTCTGGTCGACGCGGCAGCCTACTTCTCGACGCTCCGCCAGGCCCTCCTGCGGGCGCGGCGTTCCGTGCACATCCTGGGGTGGGACATCGACAGTCGGACCGACCTGGCGCCCGATGGCGCCCCGGACGGCGAGCCGACCCGATTGCGCGCCTTGTTGACCCGGCTGGTCGAGATCAATCCCCAGCTCCGCGTCAACCTGTTGCTTTGGGATTACTCCACCCTCTATGCCCTTGACCGCGAGCCCCTGCCCCGCATCTCGCTGGGCTGGCAGACTCCGGCACAGATCAATGTCTGTCTCGACGATCTGCTGCCGCTGGGCTCCAGCCATCATCAGAAGTTGGTGGTCATCGACGACAGGCTGGCGTTCTGCGGCGGCCTTGACCTCTGCGCCCGCCGATGGGATACCCCGGACCATGCCCCCGACAAGCCGGCGCGCGTCGATCCCGAGGGCTCGACCTACGGTCCCTTCCACGACGTCCACATGATGGTCGACGGCGATGCCGCGGCCGCGGTGGCGGAACTCGTCCACCTGCGCTGGCACGAAGCGTCGTGCCGGCCCCTGGCCCCAGTCACGCCCACAGGCGACCCCTGGCCGGACGACGTCGTCCCCGACATTACCGACATCGATGTCGGCATCGCGCGAACCCTTCCGCAACTGCATGAACGAGCCGAAGTGCGCGAGATCGAGGCTCTCTTCATGGCCGCCATCGCCTCCGCCGAGCGCTTGGTCTACATGGAAAACCAGTATTTTGCCGCCGTGGGGATCGCCGACGCCCTGGCTCGCCGCATGACCGAACGGCCGGAGTTGGAAGCCGTTCTCGTCTGCCCGCGTCTGCCAAGTGGGTGGATTGCCGCCAAAGCGATGGGCGCCGGCCGCCGGCGTTTCCGGCGATGCCTTGAAGAGGCCGGGGTCGCCCATCGTATCCGCCTGGTCTCTCCCAGCGTCGACGACGCCCAAGGGACGCCGGTCGATATCATGGTCCATTCCAAGGTTCTGATCGTCGACGATCATTTCCTCACCATCGGCTCGGCCAACGTCAACAACCGCTCCATGGGCTGCGACACCGAGTGCAATCTGGCGATAGAGGCCTCCCCCGACCAAGCTGGCCTTCGCGCAGCCATCGCCGGCATCCGCAATGGCCTGCTTGGCGAGCATCTGGGGCAGCCGGCCGAAGACATCGGGCGGGTCCTGCGCGAGCCGAACTCGGCCCGGGCGCTGGTCGACACCGGCGGAGCGGCGGGCCGCCGACTGACGCCGATCGAGCCCACGGAAGACGACGAGGAGGACCTCGTCGCCGTCGCTCTCGCCCCGATCGCCGATCCGGAGCGCCCCATCGAGGCCGACCAGTTGCTGCTCGACCTCTTCGGCGGCATCACCCGCCACGCCGTCTGGCCGTGGCTCAAGAAGGCCACGCTTGTCCTTGGCGTCGTCCTGGGATTTGTCGCCCTGTGGCAATGGACGCCGCTGTCGGAACTGGCCAGCATCGATACGCTGCGTCCCCTCTTCGAGGTCATTCGCGCCAGCGTGATGGCGCCCGTCGCCATTCCGCTGCTGTTCGTCGTCGGCAGCCTGCTGTTCTTCCCGATCACGCTGTTGATCACGCTCGCCGCCATCGTCTTCGATCCCCTGCTCGCCTTCGCCTATGCGCTAACCGGAACGATAGCCAGTGCCGCCGCCGCCTATGGCGTCGGAGTGAAGCTGGGCCGCCCGGTGCTGCGCCGCCTTATCGGCAACCGGCTGAATTCGGTCAACCGCGCCATCGCCAGCCGCGGCGTGCTGGCGGTCATGATGCTGCGGGTCGCCCCGGTGGCGCCCTACACCGCGGTCAATCTGGTTTGCGGCGCCGCCCGCATCCGCTTTACCGACTACCTGATCGGCACGGTTCTCGGCATGACGCCGGGAATCGCCGTTCTTACCGCGCTCGGCAACAGCCTGACACGGGTCCTTGAAAATCCGACGCCGGGCATGGTCGTCCTCGTCGTTGCCGCCATCGCGTTGTGGATTCTGCTCGGCGTCGGCTTGCAAAAGCTTCTCGGCAGTTGGCGAGGAAAGCGCCGGAAACAGGAAGCCCGGTCGTGA
- a CDS encoding MarR family winged helix-turn-helix transcriptional regulator, with protein MSTKCWQDVLVALRQIIRATDIHSRKLMKACGLTIPQVVVLRAIQDLGNVTVRSISKHVSLSQPTVTTILNRLEQRQLVRRVRSERDKRVVNVVLTEEGNRVLASSPTLLHESFVSRFEHLENWEQTLILSSLQRVARMMEAEGLDAAPLLDVGAIDKTE; from the coding sequence ATGTCCACGAAATGCTGGCAAGATGTGTTGGTGGCGCTGCGCCAGATCATTCGCGCAACCGACATTCACTCGCGCAAACTGATGAAAGCCTGCGGACTGACCATCCCTCAGGTCGTCGTTCTTCGTGCCATTCAGGACCTCGGCAACGTTACAGTACGAAGCATTTCCAAGCATGTTTCCCTGAGCCAGCCAACGGTGACGACCATCCTTAACAGGCTGGAGCAGCGGCAACTCGTCCGGCGCGTTCGCAGTGAGCGCGACAAGCGGGTCGTCAATGTCGTCCTAACCGAGGAGGGGAATCGGGTTCTGGCAAGTTCGCCGACCTTGCTGCACGAGAGCTTCGTCAGCCGCTTTGAGCACCTCGAGAACTGGGAGCAGACACTGATTCTGTCATCGTTGCAACGGGTCGCCCGAATGATGGAGGCCGAGGGGCTGGATGCCGCACCTCTGCTCGATGTCGGAGCGATCGACAAGACCGAATAG
- the proV gene encoding glycine betaine/L-proline ABC transporter ATP-binding protein ProV: MPEKIVVNSLYKVFGEHPERAMELLAKGVDKNEIFSRTGQTVGVCDAGFTVRQGEIFVVMGLSGSGKSTLVRLLNRLIEPTAGQVLIDGIDIAAMSDAELLGLRRRDMSMVFQSFALMPHLNIVDNAAFGLELAGVSRDERTRRALAALGQVGLAANADCYPDELSGGMQQRVGLARALASDPAVMLMDEAFSALDPLIRTEMQDELLRLQTEHRRTIIFISHDLDEAMRIGDRIAIMEGGRVVQVGTPDEILNAPADEYVRSFFRGVDVSTVFTAGDVARRKQTIVMDREGVGVKTAINRLKDADRTYAYVVSGDMTYHGVVSVDTLREAQRRGETRISAAYVPDVEPLTAETLVAELIGTVARAPCGVPVVNAKKRYLGVISKAALLETLNRQGDDLNG, encoded by the coding sequence ATGCCGGAAAAAATCGTCGTCAACAGTCTTTATAAGGTCTTCGGGGAGCATCCCGAGCGGGCGATGGAACTGCTCGCCAAGGGTGTCGACAAGAACGAGATTTTCAGCAGAACGGGTCAGACCGTCGGCGTTTGCGACGCTGGTTTCACTGTCCGCCAGGGCGAAATCTTCGTGGTCATGGGGCTCTCGGGATCGGGCAAATCAACCCTGGTGCGTCTTCTCAACCGGCTGATCGAACCAACGGCGGGGCAGGTGCTGATCGACGGCATTGACATCGCCGCCATGTCGGATGCCGAACTGCTCGGATTGCGTCGTCGCGACATGAGCATGGTCTTTCAGTCCTTTGCGCTGATGCCGCATCTCAACATTGTTGACAACGCCGCCTTCGGACTGGAATTGGCCGGCGTTTCCCGGGACGAGCGGACCCGGCGGGCTCTCGCTGCCCTCGGTCAGGTCGGCCTGGCAGCCAACGCCGACTGTTATCCTGACGAGCTTTCGGGCGGCATGCAGCAGCGGGTGGGATTGGCCCGCGCCCTGGCCAGTGACCCCGCGGTAATGCTGATGGACGAGGCTTTCTCCGCGCTCGACCCGCTAATCCGCACCGAAATGCAGGACGAACTGCTGCGCCTGCAGACTGAGCACCGGCGCACCATCATCTTCATTTCGCACGATCTCGATGAGGCCATGCGGATCGGCGACCGAATCGCCATCATGGAGGGAGGGCGCGTGGTCCAGGTGGGTACGCCCGATGAGATCCTCAACGCGCCCGCCGACGAATACGTCCGCTCTTTCTTCCGGGGCGTCGACGTGTCCACCGTATTCACCGCCGGTGACGTCGCTAGGCGCAAGCAGACCATCGTCATGGACCGCGAGGGGGTTGGCGTGAAGACGGCGATCAACCGTCTCAAGGATGCCGACCGCACGTACGCCTATGTGGTCAGCGGTGACATGACGTACCACGGCGTGGTGTCAGTGGATACCTTGCGCGAGGCCCAGCGGCGCGGCGAAACCCGGATCAGCGCCGCCTACGTTCCGGACGTCGAGCCGCTGACGGCGGAAACGCTGGTGGCTGAGTTGATTGGTACCGTCGCGCGGGCGCCGTGTGGCGTGCCGGTGGTCAATGCCAAGAAGCGTTATTTGGGGGTCATCTCGAAGGCGGCGCTTCTGGAAACCCTCAACCGGCAGGGAGATGACCTCAATGGCTGA
- the proW gene encoding glycine betaine/L-proline ABC transporter permease ProW, translating into MAEQTANPWGAPPPGQVPDTPGDWMSAAAAPAKPGFDWTDPFRDALIPLDLWVEQGLDWLVLHFRPLFQAVRWPIDATLTSVESGLLAVPAILVVLLSALVAWQLAGRKLAVGTAVSLLAIGLIGAWSEAMVTLALVLTSVLFCIVIGLPIGVWLARSDRAMNALRPILDAMQTTPAFVYLVPIVMLFGIGNVPGVVVTIIFALPPLIRLTNLGIRQVPPDLVEAARSFGASPRQLLFKVQLPLAMPTIMAGVNQTLMLALSMVVIASMIAVGGLGQMVLRGIGRLDMGLATVGGVGIVMLAIVLDRMTQAIGRDSRAKGTRHWYETGPIGAIRTLLAGEKSTPFGQPDGLPEKN; encoded by the coding sequence ATGGCTGAGCAGACTGCCAATCCATGGGGGGCCCCACCGCCTGGGCAGGTGCCGGACACGCCCGGCGACTGGATGAGCGCCGCCGCCGCTCCTGCCAAGCCGGGGTTCGACTGGACCGATCCATTTCGCGACGCCCTTATACCGCTGGACCTTTGGGTCGAACAGGGCCTTGACTGGCTCGTCTTGCATTTCCGGCCGCTGTTCCAGGCCGTCCGCTGGCCGATCGACGCCACCCTGACGTCCGTCGAGAGCGGGCTTCTGGCGGTGCCGGCGATCCTCGTCGTGCTGTTGTCGGCGCTGGTTGCGTGGCAGCTGGCGGGCCGGAAACTGGCCGTCGGCACCGCCGTCTCGTTGCTTGCTATCGGCCTGATCGGCGCCTGGTCCGAGGCGATGGTGACGCTCGCCCTGGTGCTGACGTCGGTGTTGTTCTGCATTGTGATAGGCCTGCCCATCGGCGTCTGGCTCGCCCGCAGCGACCGCGCGATGAACGCCTTGCGTCCGATCCTCGACGCCATGCAAACGACACCGGCCTTCGTTTACTTGGTGCCGATCGTCATGTTGTTCGGTATCGGCAACGTACCAGGCGTGGTCGTCACCATCATCTTCGCGTTGCCGCCGCTGATCCGCCTGACCAACCTCGGAATCCGCCAGGTTCCGCCCGATCTTGTCGAGGCTGCCCGTTCGTTCGGCGCCAGCCCGCGGCAACTTCTGTTCAAGGTGCAATTGCCACTGGCCATGCCGACCATCATGGCGGGCGTCAACCAAACCCTCATGCTGGCCCTTTCGATGGTGGTGATCGCCTCGATGATCGCCGTTGGCGGGCTGGGCCAGATGGTCCTGCGCGGTATCGGCCGCCTCGACATGGGGCTGGCCACCGTGGGCGGTGTCGGCATTGTGATGCTGGCGATCGTGCTCGATCGCATGACCCAGGCGATCGGGCGCGACAGCCGCGCCAAAGGAACTCGCCACTGGTACGAAACCGGGCCGATCGGCGCCATCCGCACCCTGCTGGCCGGCGAAAAGTCGACGCCCTTCGGGCAACCGGATGGCCTGCCCGAGAAGAACTGA
- the proX gene encoding glycine betaine/L-proline ABC transporter substrate-binding protein ProX, with protein sequence MAFLRTLPTVGRWLAALALGGGLAAGGSAFAADLPGKGVAVQPLKSSIAEETFQTLLVVKALEHLGYDVKPIKEVEYATAFVAMANGDGTFLADYWDPLHNDFFDRAGGDAKLYRKGVFASGALQGYLIDKATAEKYNITNVDQLKDTKIAALFDSNGDGKADLAGCNPGWGCEKVVENHLDAYGLRNTVTHNQGSYSAIIADTIARYKQGKPVLYYTWTPYWVSGVLVPGKDVVWLQVPFSSLPGSRKSVDTALPDGSNYGFQANNQRIAANREFAEDNPAAAKLFAIMQVSSNDISAQNLRMRDGEKSPDDINRHADAWIKANQATFDGWIEEALAAASNA encoded by the coding sequence ATGGCATTTTTGCGTACTCTTCCCACCGTAGGACGCTGGCTCGCGGCGCTGGCCCTGGGCGGCGGACTGGCGGCCGGCGGAAGCGCGTTCGCGGCCGATCTGCCGGGCAAGGGGGTAGCGGTCCAGCCGTTGAAAAGCTCCATTGCCGAGGAAACCTTCCAGACCCTTCTGGTTGTCAAGGCGCTGGAACATCTGGGCTACGACGTCAAGCCGATCAAGGAAGTGGAATATGCGACGGCGTTCGTGGCCATGGCCAATGGCGACGGCACCTTCCTGGCCGACTATTGGGATCCGCTTCACAACGATTTCTTTGACCGGGCTGGCGGCGACGCCAAGCTCTACCGCAAAGGCGTTTTCGCGTCGGGAGCTCTGCAGGGGTATCTGATCGACAAGGCGACCGCGGAAAAATACAACATCACCAACGTCGACCAGCTCAAGGATACTAAGATCGCCGCGTTGTTTGACTCCAACGGAGACGGCAAGGCCGACTTGGCGGGCTGCAATCCGGGATGGGGCTGCGAGAAGGTCGTCGAGAACCACCTCGACGCCTACGGTCTGCGCAATACTGTGACCCACAATCAGGGCTCCTATTCGGCGATCATCGCCGACACCATCGCCCGCTACAAGCAAGGCAAGCCCGTTCTGTATTACACATGGACGCCCTATTGGGTGAGTGGCGTGCTGGTGCCGGGCAAGGACGTGGTGTGGCTGCAGGTGCCGTTCTCGTCGTTGCCGGGCAGCCGCAAGAGCGTCGATACCGCCTTGCCAGACGGGTCCAACTATGGCTTCCAGGCCAATAACCAGCGGATCGCCGCCAACCGCGAATTCGCCGAGGACAACCCGGCGGCGGCCAAGTTGTTCGCTATCATGCAGGTTTCCAGCAACGATATAAGCGCGCAGAACCTGCGCATGCGCGACGGCGAGAAGTCGCCGGACGACATCAACCGCCATGCCGATGCCTGGATCAAGGCCAATCAGGCGACGTTCGATGGCTGGATCGAAGAGGCCCTCGCCGCAGCGAGCAACGCATAG
- a CDS encoding peroxiredoxin-like family protein produces MLVPRRPVPGLKVPTVAHGPLDLAREEPGHFTLVVFYRGLHCPICTAYLGELARLVPEFEQRGVGLIAVSSDGEERARQMADKVASGALRFGYGLPLAVAREWGLFISTSRGKTSIGIEEPALFSEPGVFLVRPDGTLYYGAVQTMPFARPHFDELLKAIDFAIAKDYPARGEYVGALA; encoded by the coding sequence ATGCTCGTCCCCCGCAGGCCGGTTCCCGGGCTCAAGGTCCCCACGGTGGCCCACGGCCCCCTCGACCTCGCCCGGGAAGAACCCGGCCATTTCACGCTGGTCGTGTTCTACCGCGGCCTGCACTGCCCAATCTGTACCGCCTATCTCGGCGAACTGGCACGCCTCGTTCCGGAATTCGAGCAACGCGGGGTCGGCCTCATCGCCGTCAGTTCAGACGGCGAGGAACGGGCCCGCCAGATGGCCGACAAGGTAGCTTCCGGGGCGTTGCGGTTCGGTTATGGCCTGCCGCTTGCCGTCGCCCGGGAGTGGGGGCTCTTCATCTCGACCTCGCGCGGCAAGACCTCCATCGGCATCGAGGAGCCCGCCCTGTTTTCCGAGCCGGGCGTCTTCCTGGTCCGTCCGGACGGAACCCTCTATTACGGCGCCGTGCAGACCATGCCGTTCGCCCGCCCACACTTCGACGAGCTGCTGAAGGCCATCGATTTCGCCATCGCCAAGGACTATCCAGCGCGCGGCGAGTATGTCGGCGCCCTCGCCTGA
- a CDS encoding AraC family transcriptional regulator produces the protein MDVDSRPRPDRLSGLLQRFRVEARVFHSGAIRGTLDFAAPAAGGGHLHLVGCGRVAVADELGGRMTIDGPALLFYPRGTAHRLMTVDGAVAVDVVCAEVFLGGAANPVVRALPTATAMPMHASPALDGVAGVLFEEAFGRRCGRQAVLDRLCEVLVVRLLRHAIEQGAAAAGLLAGLAHPGLARALTVLHESPGETWTLERLAGVAGMSRTTFANTFRDVIGTTPGDYLAKWRLALARTLLAQRRPLKAVARQVGYASPAALSRAFSRHFGEPPRAVHRLATS, from the coding sequence ATGGACGTCGATTCACGACCCCGCCCCGACCGCCTGTCGGGTCTGTTGCAGCGCTTCAGGGTCGAGGCCCGGGTGTTCCATAGTGGAGCCATCCGTGGGACCCTGGACTTCGCGGCGCCGGCGGCAGGAGGAGGGCATCTCCACCTCGTGGGGTGCGGTCGTGTGGCAGTGGCCGACGAACTGGGTGGCCGGATGACGATCGACGGGCCGGCCCTACTGTTCTATCCACGCGGCACCGCCCATCGGCTGATGACGGTGGACGGGGCCGTCGCGGTCGATGTCGTCTGTGCCGAGGTTTTTTTAGGCGGCGCGGCCAATCCCGTTGTCCGCGCCCTACCCACGGCGACCGCTATGCCGATGCACGCGTCCCCCGCCCTCGATGGGGTGGCGGGGGTGTTGTTCGAAGAAGCGTTTGGCCGGCGCTGCGGCCGGCAGGCGGTGCTCGACCGCCTGTGCGAGGTGCTGGTGGTCAGGTTGTTGCGCCACGCCATCGAACAGGGGGCGGCGGCGGCCGGCCTGCTGGCTGGCCTGGCCCACCCGGGGTTGGCGCGCGCGCTGACGGTGCTTCACGAATCCCCCGGTGAGACGTGGACGCTCGAGCGGCTGGCCGGAGTAGCCGGCATGTCGCGCACCACGTTCGCGAATACCTTCCGCGACGTCATCGGGACCACGCCCGGCGACTACCTGGCGAAATGGCGGCTGGCCCTGGCTCGCACGCTGCTGGCCCAGAGGCGGCCGCTCAAGGCCGTGGCCCGCCAGGTTGGCTACGCCAGCCCGGCGGCGCTGTCGCGCGCCTTTTCCCGGCATTTCGGCGAACCGCCACGGGCCGTCCATCGGCTGGCGACTTCCTGA
- a CDS encoding 4Fe-4S dicluster domain-containing protein gives MSYIRTAQDTTTPTLSYRTPEEERVGLKHVLKPFAAWLKAFSTPYTVPKGESLRAASDNYRGWHVNDVETCTGCGNCAAICMNVAIDMTPYTETTIKDTGLRPRIDYGRCCWCGLCVDVCAASSLGLSDCYVWIGEDADGFRFTPGVDAKPWDSSPRGWRKQKKAKEAV, from the coding sequence ATGAGCTACATTCGCACTGCCCAGGACACCACCACGCCCACCCTCTCCTATCGCACGCCCGAGGAGGAGCGGGTCGGGCTGAAGCATGTGCTGAAACCCTTCGCGGCCTGGCTCAAGGCCTTCTCGACGCCCTATACCGTCCCCAAGGGCGAAAGCCTGCGCGCGGCCTCGGACAACTACCGCGGCTGGCACGTCAATGATGTCGAGACCTGCACCGGCTGCGGCAACTGCGCCGCCATCTGCATGAATGTCGCCATCGACATGACGCCCTATACGGAAACCACCATCAAGGACACCGGCCTGCGGCCGCGCATCGACTACGGCCGGTGCTGCTGGTGTGGCCTGTGCGTCGACGTCTGCGCGGCCAGCAGCCTGGGCCTGTCGGACTGCTACGTGTGGATCGGCGAGGATGCCGACGGCTTCCGCTTCACCCCCGGCGTCGACGCCAAGCCGTGGGATTCCTCGCCGCGCGGTTGGCGCAAGCAGAAGAAGGCCAAGGAAGCCGTTTAG
- a CDS encoding NADH-quinone oxidoreductase subunit D: MNAIPEPLIASREVQLWVGPQHPGVPGNMAMQIWVEGDTINRGITHVGYLHRAFEKLIERRTFYQAFPVVCRICVPEPDTNEYLLATAVEELAGISGDVPPRAQWIRTLVLEMSRLAALLMVVGGQAGGMGLGAAPQWMIALRDYVLDLFEELSGGRIYHMYIIYGGVRRDLPEGFAARVEAVLKRIEERLPMVDNLIFESAVFRKRAMGVGVVPKEWAEETTLSGPVVRAMGIPRDVRKDYPYLVYPELDFDVVTTEGSDIYARALVRRLEIDQAIDLIRQILARMPKGGPVLGKAGNPLRWQVPAGQTYVRAEATRGEYGYFIATDGSDKIRRFHVRGPSYVHGVSLLERILPGLNISDLYPLMNSLQVCPPEIER; encoded by the coding sequence ATGAACGCCATTCCCGAACCGCTTATCGCCTCCCGCGAGGTGCAGTTGTGGGTCGGCCCGCAGCACCCGGGCGTTCCCGGCAACATGGCCATGCAGATCTGGGTCGAGGGCGACACCATCAACCGCGGCATCACCCATGTCGGCTATCTGCACCGCGCCTTCGAGAAACTGATCGAGCGTCGGACTTTCTACCAGGCCTTCCCGGTAGTTTGCCGAATCTGCGTGCCCGAACCCGACACCAACGAGTACCTGCTTGCCACCGCCGTCGAAGAGCTGGCCGGCATTTCCGGCGACGTCCCGCCGCGCGCCCAGTGGATCCGCACCCTGGTGCTGGAGATGTCGCGGCTGGCGGCTTTGCTGATGGTAGTCGGCGGCCAAGCCGGCGGCATGGGTCTCGGCGCCGCGCCGCAATGGATGATCGCACTTCGCGACTATGTGCTCGACCTCTTCGAGGAACTGTCGGGCGGGCGGATCTACCACATGTACATCATCTACGGCGGCGTACGCCGCGACCTGCCCGAGGGTTTCGCGGCCCGCGTCGAGGCGGTGCTGAAAAGGATCGAGGAACGGCTGCCGATGGTCGACAACCTGATCTTCGAGTCCGCCGTTTTCCGCAAGCGGGCCATGGGCGTCGGCGTCGTTCCCAAGGAATGGGCCGAGGAAACCACCCTTTCCGGCCCGGTGGTGCGGGCCATGGGCATCCCGCGCGACGTGCGCAAGGATTACCCCTATCTGGTCTACCCGGAACTGGATTTCGACGTCGTCACCACCGAGGGCTCCGACATTTACGCCCGCGCCCTGGTGCGCAGGCTGGAGATCGACCAGGCCATCGACCTGATCCGTCAAATTCTGGCCCGCATGCCCAAGGGAGGCCCCGTCCTGGGCAAGGCCGGCAATCCGTTGCGCTGGCAAGTGCCGGCCGGCCAGACCTATGTGCGGGCCGAGGCGACGCGCGGCGAGTACGGCTATTTCATTGCTACCGACGGGTCCGACAAGATCCGCCGTTTCCACGTGCGCGGCCCCAGCTACGTGCATGGCGTGTCGCTGCTGGAGCGCATCCTGCCGGGACTGAACATTTCCGACCTCTACCCGCTGATGAACTCGCTGCAGGTCTGCCCGCCCGAGATCGAGCGCTGA
- a CDS encoding NADH-quinone oxidoreductase subunit C — protein MDRIVKELDGRFGVLASRQQRPDLGAVEVAAKDVVASLEWLKRHGGYIHLTHFSVVDWLEDGQFQLVYIVTDPRAHYTLMLSARIAREDAEAESIHTLWPEAVTYEQEHNEMYGIRFPGSPRQGVDFLLEGWTAMPPMRRDFDTVKYCEETYDFRPGRRHVDPKEVRAKFQAERKRQAEAEKVAAANANEPEPAP, from the coding sequence ATGGATCGCATCGTCAAGGAACTGGATGGCCGCTTCGGGGTGCTCGCCTCGCGCCAGCAGCGGCCCGACTTAGGCGCCGTCGAGGTCGCCGCCAAGGACGTGGTGGCGTCGCTCGAATGGCTGAAGCGCCACGGCGGCTATATTCACCTCACCCATTTCTCGGTGGTCGACTGGCTGGAAGATGGCCAATTCCAGCTGGTCTACATCGTCACCGACCCCCGCGCCCATTACACCCTGATGCTCTCGGCGCGCATTGCGCGCGAGGATGCGGAAGCCGAATCCATCCATACCCTGTGGCCCGAGGCCGTCACCTACGAGCAGGAACACAACGAGATGTACGGCATCCGCTTTCCCGGCAGCCCGCGCCAGGGGGTGGACTTCCTGCTCGAGGGCTGGACCGCCATGCCGCCTATGCGCCGCGATTTCGACACCGTGAAGTACTGCGAGGAGACCTACGACTTCCGGCCCGGCCGCCGGCACGTCGATCCCAAGGAGGTGCGGGCCAAGTTTCAGGCCGAGCGCAAGCGTCAGGCCGAAGCGGAGAAGGTCGCCGCGGCCAACGCCAACGAACCGGAGCCCGCGCCATGA
- a CDS encoding NADH-quinone oxidoreductase subunit B, whose product MNETLLDKPDLDAAPEVAPACCDKPEAAPARQPLAMPNEGRLGRPYVSIAPDGSRSHAPIEPACFLGEEEMPSPLSLNEAMGKIKNWVRANSLNVLAYGTACGAIEMRPLGTSRFDMERFGITMAPTSRQSNVLVISGYLSIKTLKRVIRAYEQMPSPKWTLGLGSCTIDGGMYWDSYNTVKQVDLYLPIDVYIAGCMPRPEALIAGFQALMDKIKQGRANGWNEYLQNLENYKANQRKVITDWGMPAYNW is encoded by the coding sequence ATGAACGAGACTCTATTGGACAAGCCCGACCTCGACGCCGCCCCAGAGGTCGCGCCGGCCTGCTGCGACAAGCCGGAGGCGGCGCCGGCCCGGCAACCGCTCGCGATGCCGAACGAGGGCCGCCTCGGCAGACCCTATGTCTCGATCGCCCCCGACGGCTCGCGTTCCCACGCGCCCATCGAGCCGGCCTGCTTCCTGGGCGAAGAGGAAATGCCCTCGCCGCTTTCGCTCAACGAGGCAATGGGCAAGATCAAGAACTGGGTACGCGCCAACTCGCTCAACGTGCTGGCCTACGGCACCGCCTGCGGCGCCATCGAAATGCGGCCCCTGGGCACCAGCCGCTTCGACATGGAACGCTTCGGCATCACCATGGCCCCCACCTCGCGCCAGTCCAACGTGCTGGTCATCAGCGGCTACCTTTCCATCAAGACGCTGAAGCGCGTCATCCGGGCCTACGAGCAGATGCCGTCCCCCAAATGGACGCTGGGCCTGGGGTCCTGCACCATCGACGGCGGCATGTACTGGGATTCCTACAACACGGTGAAGCAGGTCGATCTCTATCTTCCCATCGACGTCTACATCGCCGGCTGCATGCCGCGCCCCGAAGCCCTGATCGCCGGCTTCCAGGCTCTGATGGACAAGATCAAGCAAGGCAGGGCCAACGGCTGGAACGAGTACCTGCAGAACCTGGAAAACTACAAGGCCAACCAGCGCAAGGTCATCACCGACTGGGGCATGCCCGCCTACAACTGGTAA